One part of the Acinetobacter sp. XS-4 genome encodes these proteins:
- a CDS encoding (deoxy)nucleoside triphosphate pyrophosphohydrolase: MKSLEVVAAVIKHQDKILCALKGEHKYPYLSNKYEFPGGKVEAEETLEQALIREIKEELNLDIEVTKYLLTVEHAYPNFNIELATFMCATKTIEELALSEHQDVQWCTIDELEQLDWAAADIPIVKYLLDNKTAAC; the protein is encoded by the coding sequence ATGAAATCTCTAGAAGTCGTTGCTGCAGTCATTAAGCACCAGGATAAAATTTTATGTGCCCTTAAAGGTGAGCATAAGTATCCCTATTTATCAAATAAGTATGAGTTTCCAGGTGGCAAAGTCGAAGCTGAAGAAACACTCGAGCAAGCACTCATTCGAGAAATTAAAGAAGAACTCAATTTAGATATTGAAGTAACAAAGTATCTATTAACTGTAGAGCACGCCTATCCCAACTTTAATATCGAGCTGGCCACTTTTATGTGCGCGACTAAGACTATTGAAGAATTGGCTTTAAGTGAGCACCAGGATGTACAATGGTGCACTATCGATGAATTAGAACAGCTTGACTGGGCTGCTGCTGATATCCCCATCGTGAAATACTTACTTGATAATAAGACTGCAGCATGTTGA
- a CDS encoding HNH endonuclease signature motif containing protein, giving the protein MLKDFRQLKPGTILDNDGLRDYFLCSPQGGMRRSHKTNTLIIVSNHVESVYEDRWIGDELHYTGMGQLGDQGLISQNRTLTESNSNGISVHLFEVFVDKEYIYQGPVTLVADPYQKIQPDANKQDRLVWIFPVKLSDSNTAVSVETIERTSQKKQRKYKKKSIEQLMADAHATAQTQVSYRNTKTKYFIRSIAIAELAKRLENGICQLCEQPAPFKDKSGEPYLETHHIEWLAHGGPDTAENTVALCPNCHKKMHVVNAEADREKLKIMNSKFLEADSFKE; this is encoded by the coding sequence ATGTTGAAAGATTTTAGACAATTAAAACCAGGTACCATTTTAGATAATGATGGATTACGCGATTACTTCCTTTGCTCACCTCAGGGCGGAATGCGTAGATCTCATAAGACCAACACCCTTATCATTGTTTCCAACCATGTAGAATCCGTCTATGAAGATCGATGGATCGGTGATGAGTTGCATTACACCGGCATGGGCCAGCTCGGTGACCAGGGATTAATAAGTCAAAATAGAACACTAACTGAAAGTAATAGTAATGGTATTTCTGTCCATCTTTTTGAAGTATTTGTTGATAAGGAATATATCTATCAAGGTCCTGTTACTCTCGTAGCAGATCCATATCAAAAGATCCAACCTGATGCCAATAAACAAGATCGTTTAGTCTGGATATTCCCTGTTAAATTGTCTGATTCAAATACAGCGGTTAGTGTAGAGACCATAGAGCGTACTAGTCAGAAAAAGCAGCGTAAGTATAAGAAGAAATCCATTGAGCAATTGATGGCAGATGCTCATGCTACAGCACAAACGCAAGTCAGCTACCGTAATACCAAAACGAAATACTTTATTCGTTCTATTGCAATTGCAGAACTTGCGAAGCGTTTAGAAAATGGAATTTGTCAGCTCTGTGAACAACCTGCCCCTTTTAAAGACAAAAGTGGTGAGCCTTACCTGGAAACTCACCATATTGAATGGTTGGCACATGGTGGACCAGATACCGCTGAAAATACGGTAGCACTTTGCCCGAATTGCCATAAGAAAATGCATGTAGTGAATGCTGAAGCAGACCGGGAGAAACTAAAGATAATGAACTCTAAGTTCTTAGAAGCAGATTCATTTAAAGAATAA